One segment of Shewanella piezotolerans WP3 DNA contains the following:
- a CDS encoding DeoR/GlpR family DNA-binding transcription regulator — protein MNKRNTQQRRHSIISLLNEQGEVSVEELSLRFETSEVTIRKDLATLEKTGLLLRRYGGAIAVPDEVTQQFSAKIPPNKLSIAKVAAELINDHNRIIIDSGSTTSGIVGELNSKRGLLVMTNSLALANAIHELENEPTLLMTGGTWDPHSESFQGQIAEQVLRSYNFDQLFIGADGIDLERGTTTFNELTGLSKVMAEVSREVVVMLESEKLGRRIPNLELPWSKISVLVSDDKLPREAVDIISQHGVRVILAPYAG, from the coding sequence ATGAATAAACGTAACACTCAACAGCGTCGACATAGCATTATTAGCCTGCTTAATGAGCAAGGTGAAGTCAGTGTTGAGGAGTTATCCTTACGTTTCGAAACATCAGAAGTGACTATTCGCAAAGATCTAGCCACTTTGGAAAAGACTGGCCTACTCCTGCGCCGATACGGCGGAGCTATTGCTGTACCGGATGAAGTCACTCAGCAGTTTAGCGCCAAGATCCCACCCAATAAGCTGTCTATCGCAAAGGTTGCTGCGGAACTTATCAATGATCATAACCGGATTATTATCGACAGTGGCAGCACCACATCAGGTATCGTCGGTGAGCTCAATAGTAAACGTGGATTATTGGTGATGACAAATTCACTCGCGCTCGCGAATGCAATTCATGAGTTAGAGAACGAACCAACACTACTAATGACAGGTGGAACCTGGGATCCACACTCTGAATCTTTTCAGGGGCAGATAGCCGAGCAGGTGCTACGGTCATATAACTTCGATCAGCTGTTTATTGGCGCTGACGGTATTGATCTAGAGCGCGGCACAACCACCTTCAATGAGCTGACTGGACTGAGTAAGGTCATGGCTGAAGTATCGCGAGAGGTTGTTGTCATGCTTGAATCTGAAAAGCTGGGTCGGCGTATTCCTAACCTAGAGCTGCCTTGGAGCAAGATTAGTGTATTGGTTAGTGACGACAAGCTGCCGAGAGAGGCGGTAGACATAATTTCTCAACATGGGGTGCGAGTCATTCTTGCACCTTATGCAGGGTAA
- the glmS gene encoding glutamine--fructose-6-phosphate transaminase (isomerizing) — MCGIVGAVAQRDVAEILVEGLRRLEYRGYDSAGVAVLNNGELSRTRRVGKVQELSSALEEFPLAGGTGIAHTRWATHGEPSERNAHPHESEGNIAVVHNGIIENHNKLRETLKGLGYTFASDTDTEVICHLVHHELKIHDTLLAAVQATVKQLEGAYGTVVIDRTDSERMIVARSGSPLVIGYGLGENFVASDQLALLPVTRSFAFLEEGDVAEVTRREVNIFDVDGNAVEREVKESEVTHDAGDKGEYRHYMLKEIYEQPTAIAHTLEGRIAGGKVLDSAFGENAAEFLKDIKHVQIIACGTSYHAGMAARYWLEDWAGVSCNVEIASEFRYRKSHLFPNSLLVTISQSGETADTLAAMRLAKEMGYKATLTICNAPGSSLVRESDMAYMMKAGAEIGVASTKAFTVQLAGLLMLTTAIGRYNGMSAEMEADITQSLQSMPAKVEQALSLDDAIAELAEDFADKHHALFLGRGDQYPIAMEGALKLKEISYIHAEAYASGELKHGPLALIDADMPVIVVAPNNELLEKLKSNVEEVRARGGLMYVFADKDAEFESDDTMKVIPVPHCDEFMAPLIYTIPLQLLSYHVALIKGTDVDQPRNLAKSVTVE, encoded by the coding sequence ATGTGTGGAATAGTTGGCGCAGTAGCGCAAAGGGATGTTGCAGAAATTCTAGTGGAAGGATTAAGAAGACTGGAATATCGCGGTTATGACTCTGCAGGTGTGGCAGTGCTCAATAATGGTGAATTAAGTCGTACTCGCCGCGTAGGTAAAGTGCAGGAGTTATCATCGGCGCTCGAAGAGTTCCCGCTAGCGGGTGGTACTGGTATCGCGCACACTCGCTGGGCAACGCATGGTGAGCCGAGTGAGCGTAATGCACACCCACATGAGTCAGAGGGAAATATTGCCGTAGTCCATAACGGTATTATTGAAAACCACAATAAGCTGCGCGAAACGCTAAAAGGCTTAGGTTATACCTTTGCATCAGATACTGACACAGAAGTCATCTGCCACTTAGTTCATCACGAACTTAAGATACATGACACGTTACTTGCAGCGGTACAAGCTACGGTTAAGCAGCTAGAAGGTGCCTATGGCACCGTTGTTATCGACCGTACTGATAGCGAGCGTATGATCGTTGCACGCTCAGGTAGTCCACTGGTTATTGGTTATGGCTTAGGTGAGAACTTTGTTGCTTCTGATCAGCTAGCATTACTACCAGTGACGCGCTCTTTTGCTTTCCTTGAGGAAGGTGATGTGGCTGAAGTGACTCGCCGCGAAGTAAATATATTCGATGTTGACGGCAACGCTGTTGAGCGTGAAGTGAAAGAGTCTGAAGTTACTCATGATGCAGGTGACAAAGGTGAATACCGTCACTACATGCTAAAAGAGATCTATGAGCAACCAACTGCAATCGCCCATACACTTGAAGGCCGTATTGCTGGCGGTAAGGTTTTAGATTCTGCCTTTGGTGAAAACGCCGCAGAGTTTTTAAAAGATATTAAACACGTACAGATCATCGCTTGTGGTACCAGTTATCACGCCGGTATGGCCGCACGTTACTGGTTAGAAGATTGGGCAGGCGTTTCTTGTAACGTCGAAATTGCCTCTGAGTTCCGTTATCGCAAATCACACCTATTCCCGAATAGTTTATTAGTGACTATTTCACAGTCGGGTGAAACCGCTGACACCTTAGCAGCAATGCGTCTAGCTAAAGAGATGGGTTATAAAGCAACGCTGACAATCTGTAATGCACCAGGATCATCATTAGTACGTGAATCTGACATGGCTTATATGATGAAAGCTGGCGCAGAGATTGGCGTTGCATCAACTAAAGCCTTCACTGTGCAGCTTGCTGGTTTACTCATGCTTACGACTGCAATTGGTCGTTACAATGGCATGTCAGCAGAGATGGAAGCGGATATCACTCAAAGCTTGCAATCTATGCCTGCAAAAGTAGAGCAAGCATTGAGTTTAGATGATGCCATCGCTGAACTGGCAGAAGATTTTGCTGATAAGCATCATGCATTGTTCCTCGGTCGTGGCGATCAATATCCGATTGCGATGGAAGGTGCGTTGAAGCTGAAAGAGATCTCCTACATTCACGCTGAAGCTTATGCATCAGGTGAGCTTAAACATGGTCCACTAGCGCTTATTGATGCTGATATGCCGGTGATTGTCGTTGCGCCAAACAACGAGCTGCTTGAAAAGCTTAAATCTAATGTTGAAGAGGTACGTGCTCGTGGTGGTTTGATGTATGTATTTGCGGATAAAGATGCTGAGTTTGAATCAGATGACACCATGAAGGTGATCCCTGTTCCTCACTGTGATGAGTTTATGGCACCGCTTATCTACACTATTCCTTTGCAGTTATTGTCATATCATGTGGCATTAATTAAAGGGACTGACGTTGACCAACCACGTAACTTAGCCAAATCGGTTACTGTAGAATAA
- the pstB gene encoding phosphate ABC transporter ATP-binding protein PstB, protein MNKLEVNNLNLFYGDNHALKDISLPIPSRQVTALIGPSGCGKSTLLRTLNRMNDLVAGVKIEGDVMFEGDNIYQDVDVKQLRMRVGMVFQKPNPFPMSIYENVAFGLKAQGVKDKKVLDDAVEEALSSAALWDEVKDRLDSPGQGLSGGQQQRLCIARTIAMKPEVILMDEPTSALDPIATHKIEELMDELRQKFTIVIVTHSMNQAKRISDKTAFFWMGELVEHGETSQIFNQPVDQRTQGYVSGEFG, encoded by the coding sequence ATGAATAAGCTAGAAGTGAACAACTTAAACCTATTTTATGGCGATAACCATGCGCTAAAGGATATCTCACTGCCTATACCTTCACGGCAGGTTACTGCATTAATAGGCCCCTCAGGTTGTGGGAAATCAACACTGCTGCGCACCCTAAATCGCATGAATGATTTAGTCGCTGGCGTAAAAATAGAAGGTGATGTGATGTTTGAAGGAGATAACATCTATCAAGATGTAGATGTTAAGCAACTAAGAATGCGGGTTGGAATGGTCTTTCAAAAGCCTAATCCTTTTCCAATGAGCATCTATGAAAATGTTGCCTTTGGACTCAAAGCTCAAGGTGTAAAGGATAAGAAAGTATTAGATGATGCAGTCGAGGAAGCACTAAGTAGTGCAGCATTGTGGGACGAAGTTAAAGATAGGCTCGACTCTCCAGGTCAAGGCTTATCTGGCGGGCAACAACAAAGACTGTGTATAGCCCGCACTATCGCCATGAAACCAGAAGTGATTTTGATGGATGAACCCACCAGTGCACTCGACCCAATTGCGACTCACAAAATAGAGGAACTGATGGACGAATTGCGACAGAAGTTCACCATAGTGATAGTGACCCACTCTATGAATCAAGCTAAACGGATCTCAGATAAAACAGCTTTCTTCTGGATGGGCGAATTAGTCGAACACGGCGAAACCAGTCAAATATTCAATCAACCAGTCGACCAGCGAACTCAGGGTTATGTTAGCGGTGAGTTTGGATAA
- a CDS encoding TonB-dependent receptor plug domain-containing protein: MMKMNSISFAITVAIGSMPFTAFAQDDDNIEAVEKEIEVIQVTGSRIARTDMEGVDPVVVLSADDIAAQGHANVFDALNSLAQNTGQFVGEENSNNFNANAQAINLRGFGSGYTLTLINGRRIPVLPKPSSGLGGNVVNLAMIPTEAVKRVEILSGGASAIYGSDAVAGVVNVILKDDLDYTKATVRFGDTKDGGGQSKKFTFSTGGQLDKLSYTAVVEVDQRDPIYGSDRDWFDEPTDGPNVENHALPQAMSYWGRYEPNAWMLKDLSGRCEELGYESVQPGWLSDDSHGDPDPYLCGDNVYNTYTIRNSRDNVSAFVNLDYELDDGRLFATLIGTQSSADAGVGRYSYGVDYDVRTDINDSSTHQASRHAYRTFRNFEVPTSNQEYDETALIGIFGIEGLIADDYDYSVTFTASQYDYEDSIVRFDDQKMMSLLFGEKGVDWDQPWDGSRWVVVNESQLNDNFEPDSGIDFFGKLTPDMFNDATHESVGEGDSYLYSLVFDLTGTLVEMPAGDLQFAFVTEYTKEGYKFDTDEKTINGEVYGWSGISGDGERDRYAVAVELAVPLADYDSGIGFLEAKLAGRYDYYDDESGVGGAFTYQTGLSWRPIDEILVRGSYATSFRAPDMNYMYAGESSSFVSTTDYLTCAQNENLTIGQGWGDCSNDYGTGSIRQYSQGDLSLEEETGDSINIGFVVDITDDWSVTADYYEISLEKKIGSIGAGTVLRYEAECTLGFDQYGNTIDPNSAKCQEMVGRVTRGGKNGGVVSTVTSPFNTGMREQKGMDLSSSFNYEFERFGSIFFNLNYTHIFETNEKYLPEDEVEDIRDAQWNSEFRTHTTGTLGWYNDYLTLSLFANRLGSSPVATSDDPNERYDAWTRYNLNANYQITDSFSLTASVVNLFDEKPPQHESEEWWPFADISKYNAVGMEYFVTASYTFY, translated from the coding sequence ATGATGAAAATGAATTCGATTTCTTTTGCGATAACAGTTGCTATTGGCTCAATGCCTTTTACTGCTTTTGCGCAAGACGATGACAATATTGAAGCGGTTGAAAAAGAGATAGAAGTTATTCAGGTTACCGGTTCTAGAATTGCTAGAACTGATATGGAGGGGGTTGATCCTGTCGTTGTGCTTTCAGCTGACGATATTGCCGCTCAAGGGCATGCAAACGTATTTGATGCGTTAAATTCCCTCGCCCAGAATACCGGTCAGTTTGTTGGTGAGGAAAACTCAAATAACTTTAATGCGAATGCACAGGCAATAAACCTAAGAGGTTTCGGTTCTGGTTACACATTAACACTCATCAATGGTCGCCGTATTCCAGTACTACCTAAGCCTTCAAGTGGATTGGGAGGGAACGTCGTCAATTTGGCTATGATCCCAACTGAAGCGGTTAAGCGGGTTGAAATTCTCAGTGGTGGCGCTTCCGCTATTTATGGCTCTGATGCGGTTGCGGGTGTTGTGAATGTCATTTTAAAAGATGACTTGGATTATACCAAGGCTACAGTGCGTTTTGGTGACACTAAAGATGGTGGCGGCCAAAGTAAGAAGTTTACCTTTAGTACTGGTGGGCAATTAGACAAGCTCAGCTACACAGCCGTTGTTGAAGTTGATCAGCGCGATCCTATTTATGGTAGTGATCGAGATTGGTTTGACGAACCAACGGATGGTCCAAATGTAGAAAATCATGCTCTTCCCCAGGCAATGTCTTATTGGGGGCGTTATGAACCGAATGCTTGGATGCTAAAAGACCTATCTGGTCGTTGCGAAGAGCTTGGTTACGAAAGTGTACAACCGGGTTGGCTCTCTGATGATAGCCATGGCGATCCAGACCCATATCTCTGTGGTGATAATGTATATAACACTTACACCATTCGTAATTCACGCGATAACGTATCTGCTTTTGTAAATTTAGATTATGAACTTGATGACGGCCGCTTGTTTGCGACATTAATCGGTACTCAGTCTTCAGCTGATGCAGGAGTTGGGCGTTATAGCTATGGGGTTGATTACGACGTAAGGACTGACATCAATGACAGTAGCACTCACCAAGCGAGCCGACATGCTTATCGTACGTTTAGAAACTTCGAAGTGCCCACTTCAAACCAAGAGTATGATGAAACTGCTCTGATTGGTATTTTTGGTATCGAGGGTTTGATTGCGGATGATTATGATTACTCGGTAACTTTCACTGCTAGCCAATATGATTATGAAGACTCTATCGTGCGATTTGATGATCAAAAAATGATGAGCTTATTGTTTGGTGAGAAAGGTGTTGATTGGGATCAGCCATGGGATGGCAGCCGTTGGGTAGTGGTTAACGAATCGCAGTTAAATGATAACTTCGAGCCAGATAGCGGGATTGATTTCTTTGGCAAGCTTACCCCTGACATGTTTAACGATGCTACGCATGAATCTGTAGGAGAGGGGGATTCCTATCTATACAGCCTAGTGTTTGACTTGACTGGTACCTTAGTCGAGATGCCTGCTGGTGATCTGCAGTTTGCGTTTGTCACTGAATATACTAAAGAGGGTTATAAGTTCGATACCGATGAGAAAACCATTAACGGTGAAGTTTATGGTTGGAGCGGGATCTCTGGTGATGGCGAACGTGATCGTTATGCGGTCGCTGTTGAGCTCGCCGTGCCGTTAGCCGATTATGACAGTGGAATCGGATTTTTAGAGGCTAAACTAGCAGGCCGTTATGATTACTATGATGATGAGTCTGGTGTGGGTGGTGCATTTACTTATCAAACAGGTCTATCGTGGCGCCCGATAGATGAGATATTAGTGCGAGGTTCGTATGCTACCTCATTTAGAGCACCAGATATGAACTATATGTACGCGGGTGAGAGTTCATCATTTGTGTCTACTACTGACTACCTAACTTGCGCCCAAAATGAAAATTTGACTATCGGTCAAGGTTGGGGGGATTGCAGTAATGACTATGGCACGGGCAGTATTCGCCAATACTCTCAAGGGGATTTATCTTTAGAAGAGGAAACGGGTGATAGTATCAACATAGGTTTTGTCGTTGATATTACAGACGATTGGTCGGTGACGGCTGATTATTATGAAATTAGCCTTGAAAAGAAGATTGGCTCAATTGGTGCTGGAACGGTATTGCGCTATGAGGCTGAGTGTACGCTTGGGTTCGATCAATACGGTAATACCATTGATCCTAATTCGGCTAAGTGTCAAGAGATGGTGGGTCGAGTCACTCGCGGTGGAAAAAATGGCGGTGTTGTCTCAACAGTAACGAGTCCATTTAACACTGGTATGCGTGAGCAAAAGGGAATGGATTTATCTTCAAGTTTTAATTATGAGTTTGAGCGGTTTGGATCGATATTCTTTAACCTCAATTACACTCACATCTTTGAGACTAACGAGAAGTATCTACCTGAAGATGAGGTTGAAGATATTAGAGATGCACAGTGGAATAGTGAGTTTAGAACCCATACAACAGGGACGCTGGGTTGGTATAACGACTACCTCACCTTATCACTGTTCGCCAATCGTTTAGGAAGTTCTCCGGTTGCCACATCAGATGATCCTAATGAGCGTTATGATGCTTGGACACGCTATAACTTAAACGCTAACTATCAGATAACCGATAGTTTTAGTCTTACAGCATCCGTAGTCAATCTATTTGATGAAAAGCCACCTCAACATGAATCCGAAGAGTGGTGGCCGTTTGCTGATATATCTAAATACAATGCTGTTGGTATGGAATACTTTGTTACAGCAAGCTATACCTTTTACTAA